A part of Deltaproteobacteria bacterium genomic DNA contains:
- a CDS encoding PilT/PilU family type 4a pilus ATPase, producing the protein MRKQEMDYLFTQMLDSHDNISDLNITVGKPLQVESAGQLLPVETDPPFPGLTPFQTEMFALNLIGHDRRLTTQLLNHGSCDLSYELPGKARFRVNIFSQRDNYSIVMRKMESRIPTIKDFSLPEAFDRIAKEKNGIVLVTGATGSGKTTSLAAVLNEINNSQSVHIITLEDPVEFSHPHRMSTFNQRELGSDFDTFANGLRAALRQAPKVILVGEMRDRETVEIGLSAAETGHLVLTTLHTVDVGTTISRILGMFSTEEENQVRVRLADTLRWIVCQRLLPKVGGGRVAAFEAVSTSLRVKDVILNGESDGKTFYDIMEAGKAFGMITFHEYIVNLYKDGLVTEETAKAYASNRSIVGRGIDALKSSKGEKTSTLDKLRVDNQYGKPKGWL; encoded by the coding sequence ATGAGAAAACAGGAAATGGACTATCTCTTTACCCAGATGCTCGATTCCCATGATAATATTTCGGACTTGAACATCACCGTGGGCAAGCCTCTGCAGGTTGAAAGCGCAGGACAACTCCTGCCGGTGGAAACGGATCCCCCCTTTCCAGGTTTAACGCCGTTTCAAACCGAAATGTTTGCTTTAAATTTGATCGGCCATGATCGGCGGCTGACGACTCAGCTATTGAACCATGGCTCATGTGACTTGTCTTATGAACTGCCGGGCAAGGCACGTTTCAGAGTCAATATTTTCTCGCAACGGGATAATTACTCCATCGTCATGAGGAAAATGGAATCCCGAATCCCCACGATAAAGGATTTTAGTCTACCGGAGGCTTTCGACAGAATCGCCAAGGAAAAAAATGGCATTGTCCTGGTTACGGGAGCGACCGGCAGCGGTAAAACCACTTCTTTGGCGGCCGTGTTGAACGAGATCAACAACAGCCAGTCCGTCCATATCATCACACTGGAAGATCCTGTGGAATTTTCTCATCCCCATCGTATGTCCACATTCAACCAACGTGAACTGGGAAGTGATTTCGATACCTTTGCAAACGGTCTGCGGGCTGCCCTGCGTCAAGCCCCAAAGGTAATTCTTGTCGGCGAGATGCGGGACCGCGAAACCGTCGAAATCGGCCTGTCCGCGGCCGAAACGGGACACCTCGTCTTAACGACCCTTCATACGGTTGACGTCGGTACAACCATTAGCCGTATTCTGGGGATGTTCTCCACGGAAGAAGAAAACCAGGTCCGCGTGCGCCTTGCCGATACCCTGCGATGGATTGTCTGCCAGAGGCTCTTGCCAAAAGTCGGTGGCGGACGGGTAGCCGCTTTTGAGGCGGTGAGTACAAGCCTGCGGGTAAAAGATGTCATCCTCAACGGGGAATCGGATGGGAAAACCTTCTACGATATCATGGAGGCGGGCAAAGCGTTCGGCATGATCACCTTCCACGAATATATTGTCAACCTGTACAAGGATGGTCTTGTTACTGAAGAAACGGCCAAAGCCTATGCGTCGAATCGTTCCATCGTCGGACGCGGCATTGACGCCTTGAAAAGCAGCAAAGGAGAAAAAACAAGCACCCTGGACAAGTTGCGGGTGGACAACCAATATGGAAAACCGAAGGGATGGTTATAA
- a CDS encoding type IV pilus twitching motility protein PilT yields MAKIDAFFQLMNEQGASDLHLVAGQQPAIRIRGDMERIQYDTLTNDELRSMLYEITPEQKIKHFEETGDVDFAYEVPSLARYRANFFMQQNGVAAVFREIPSRISTCAELGLPPVIAKLATLPRGLILVTGPTGCGKSTTLAAIINEANRLRKDHIITIEDPIEFVHQSQNCIVNQREVGFHTRSFSSALRGALREDPDIILVGEMRDLETISLAIEAASTGHLVFATLHTTNAARTVDRMIEVFPSEEQLQIRSTLADAIRAVISQVLFKRIDKKARCVALEIMIANAAVRNLIRESKTFQIPSMMQAGKKYGMQLLDDAIYELLDKGWISADEAYTKSNDKGRFRPFLRNPPTDFTEA; encoded by the coding sequence ATGGCAAAAATTGATGCTTTTTTTCAGCTGATGAATGAACAGGGCGCATCGGACCTCCATCTTGTTGCGGGTCAACAGCCCGCCATCCGTATTCGGGGTGACATGGAACGCATCCAATACGATACTTTGACCAACGATGAATTGCGCTCCATGCTCTATGAAATTACACCGGAACAAAAGATAAAACACTTCGAGGAGACAGGCGATGTGGATTTTGCCTACGAGGTGCCGAGCCTGGCGCGTTATCGAGCTAATTTTTTCATGCAGCAAAATGGCGTCGCCGCTGTTTTCAGAGAAATTCCCAGCAGGATATCCACCTGTGCAGAGTTGGGTCTTCCACCGGTTATTGCGAAACTGGCCACACTGCCCAGGGGGCTTATTCTGGTCACTGGCCCAACCGGGTGCGGCAAATCGACCACTCTGGCAGCGATCATCAATGAAGCCAACCGACTCCGCAAAGACCACATCATCACCATTGAAGACCCCATTGAATTCGTCCACCAGAGCCAAAACTGTATCGTCAATCAGCGTGAAGTCGGCTTTCATACACGATCCTTTTCCTCGGCCCTCCGGGGCGCTCTGCGAGAAGATCCAGATATCATACTGGTTGGCGAAATGCGCGATCTGGAGACGATTTCTCTCGCCATTGAAGCGGCTTCAACGGGACACCTCGTTTTCGCTACTTTGCATACCACCAATGCAGCCCGGACGGTCGATCGTATGATCGAAGTTTTTCCCTCAGAGGAACAGCTGCAGATTCGTTCCACCCTGGCCGATGCAATTCGTGCAGTCATTTCCCAGGTTTTGTTCAAACGAATCGATAAAAAAGCGCGTTGTGTCGCTTTGGAAATAATGATTGCCAACGCTGCGGTACGCAACCTCATCAGGGAATCGAAAACCTTTCAAATCCCGTCAATGATGCAGGCAGGGAAAAAATACGGCATGCAACTTCTTGACGACGCGATCTATGAACTTCTCGACAAGGGCTGGATCAGCGCGGACGAGGCCTACACGAAATCCAACGATAAGGGGCGTTTCCGGCCTTTCCTGAGGAATCCCCCAACCGATTTTACAGAGGCCTAA